The Anoplopoma fimbria isolate UVic2021 breed Golden Eagle Sablefish chromosome 1, Afim_UVic_2022, whole genome shotgun sequence region GGCTTTTTTCTGAACTGGAAAGCTTATATAAAGATGATTTTTCTTACTTAACAGGCTGGACACTGCCTCCACGCCTCCATTGTAGACGCTGAAGTTCTGAGAGGGCTGCACATGCTCCCAAAGCACCTGCAGGGTACATTTCAGTGATTCCTCAGGTGATATGAAGGTATTTATCACACAAGTTAAAGTAATCACTTGATAAATATGTGCAAACGAAACAGGTGCGTAGCTTTTTCCATTTACAccttttttgttaatgttgtctTCACAACTGACCTGCACGTAGTTGGCGGTCTGGTTATAGCCGCAGGTGGCCATCGCCCACCACACTGACCAGTATAGCAGCTGTCTGGAGGAATAGCACCGGCGGAAGTCCCTccacagctggaggaggactTGGCTGCAGCTCTCTGCGCCAACCGACTCCTCGAGGTTCTCAGCTTTGGGCCCTTTTTCATCCGGTCCTGGTCTTGCCTCATCCTCTGTTTCCCCTTTCTCCACCTTCTCATCTCTAATTTTTTCCAGCGATACCTTTGTTCTGCTTGTGTCCTCTGTTGCATCCTCTGTCCCATCCACGTGCCTCTTTGCTCTCTCTGTTGCTATTTTCTGTCCAGTACGTCCTCGGTGGAAGAACATACTCCGCTGTGGCATTGGCAGGAGGAAGGACACTAGAAGAGCGATGGCAGTGAGAACTAGAGTAAGTACCATGATGTTGTCATATGACATGAGGTCCAAGCTTATGATCAGCTGGCCCAGCACAGAGCCCACTGTGTACCCCAGGAGCTGGACACTTCGGCAGTAAGAGGTGGCCTTCCGGTACCTCTTCAGATCCACAACACtgtaataaacaaattaaaattggCATGTCTGTCCCAACAGCTTAGCATTCGAACCCCTGATAACCGGCAGTGCTGGTGCTTTGCTACTGCCCTTTGAGCTTCGGTATGTGACCTGTAGATGTAGGAGAAGTAGGCCACCTCGCTGGCTGTCACCACCCCGTAGAAGAACTGCATGGCCTGCATGGCTGGTACGCTTTTCAGCCAGAGTAACAACGCTGTGGTGATGAAGAGGGTGACGCACTGGAACACCACCACAGGCTTGTAACGcagccagtcagtcagcagGAACACCGGCACCAGCACAGATAGGTAAGAGTACGTCCACACTGGGAAAATTTGATTGTTTACCTGATAATGAGAAATCCACAGATACAATAAACGTTAAAGAGCTATTGCTTTTAAGACAGGATCTGTCTTTTCTCATAGCAATAAATCAATGGTTTTATAATCATGATTGGAGTTTTACTACTCAAGTGATAAAGATAGTATTTAACTATTTAGTGCAATACACCAACTTGGTTATTTTGTTatgatttaacatttgaatgttgttttcttAAAGCACAAAAAGGTTATAAAATCAATCATTTAAGGTTTATGTGTCAAAGTCTAAAAACAGGCAAACTGAAATACTGTACTTACCTAGCCATGATTACTCTTTTGACTgtctgatttacatttttatgtctttctgATTCATGAATTGCTATAGTTATTTACTCATTTGTGTTAATACCTGTTCTGTAGTCAGATTCTTGTCTGGCCCTGTCAAATACAGGATAAGGAAAGGCTCCATGGGTTTAACTGTGCTGAAGAATCCGTAAATGCACAGCAGAGTAGTGGGATACCTCCAGTCTGTCCTCCAACTCCTCACTGCCTCCATCTTCCGCCGTTCTTTTTCTCCGGTTTGTATGTATCTCTATTTTCCTCTGTGTGCTGCTCTTTCCGTCTTGCCTCGTTGAGGGAAACACTAATGGCTGTCTAAGTATTGAGCTTGTTTTGTCAATCACCAACCCGGTCAAAGAGCAGCACTACCCTGGTTATGGTTCAGCTCAAGCCACGTGTCACAAATTAAGCAGGAAGCCAGACACTTCTcaggactttaactttaactttaatcaGTAATAATTGAGATAACTAATTGTAAAGGAAATACCAAAAATACCCGATTTGGAGGCAATTGGATGCTCAGTTTTACACACATTAGAGAACTGTTATGATGTTTAAGTACAGGCTTAATAGTATTATTAAGCCTGGACCCCCCTTCCAGACCCCCTGTGGCAAATATTAGTACACTTTCAACTCATATATATCCCCAGAGAAGGTAGGATAGCAGTGATAAAATGTATGTCGTTACTGAGTGAGTATTATTGtgtttacagtaccagtcaaaagtttggacacaccttctcattcaatggttattctttatttttttctttaatttttatttctacattgtagattaatattgaagactatgaaggaacacatatggaattatgtggtaaacaaacaaatgctcaacaaaccagaatatgttttatattttagattcttcaaagcagttgaatgagaaggtgtgtccaaacttttgactggtactgtatgttatatgTTTATCGTTAGCCTTTTGGAGAACTAAAGCTATGGGGCTGTTAAATGGACTGCATTTATAAAAGCGCTTTTCTAATCTTAGTGACGAATCAAAGTGCTTTGCAACACAAGCCAGTCCGCACAAGTACTTTGCCCAAGGACATTGTGACATGAAGACTCCAAGGGCCAGGAATCACACCACCAATCT contains the following coding sequences:
- the slc19a3a gene encoding thiamine transporter 1, producing the protein MEAVRSWRTDWRYPTTLLCIYGFFSTVKPMEPFLILYLTGPDKNLTTEQVNNQIFPVWTYSYLSVLVPVFLLTDWLRYKPVVVFQCVTLFITTALLLWLKSVPAMQAMQFFYGVVTASEVAYFSYIYSVVDLKRYRKATSYCRSVQLLGYTVGSVLGQLIISLDLMSYDNIMVLTLVLTAIALLVSFLLPMPQRSMFFHRGRTGQKIATERAKRHVDGTEDATEDTSRTKVSLEKIRDEKVEKGETEDEARPGPDEKGPKAENLEESVGAESCSQVLLQLWRDFRRCYSSRQLLYWSVWWAMATCGYNQTANYVQVLWEHVQPSQNFSVYNGGVEAVSSLLSAATAYGIGFTEVRWEQWGELALGGFSGLGAAALFLMTFVGNIWVCYTGYVIFKCLYMMLITIAMYQIAADLSMERYALVFGANNFGALALQTIITSVVVDRGGLGLSIIPQFTIYACYFSLIAVVYSLRGLFTIWRTQRSNKSNKSSPPVQKEPPDSVEHKF